One Pontibacillus yanchengensis DNA window includes the following coding sequences:
- a CDS encoding DedA family protein → MLDFIISFIKDIGIFGLLLSLAIEASSLPFPGAVVVLTYGYILKSSALASFGIALLAGAVYTAFSFIPYYIGYKIDHKVKQWFNENKIEKVERWFTRCGEWTIALSRPLGLGNYISYFSGLSKVRPYRFAVITFIGIFPWIYLMLMLGNIGNLESMKSLLSSTQQYIYIGLGVLLIAYISFNFFRKKKQTKSCPPAYSDRQTSTKEHTS, encoded by the coding sequence ATGCTTGATTTTATTATTTCTTTCATTAAAGATATAGGTATATTTGGTTTACTTCTCAGTCTCGCCATAGAAGCTTCTTCATTGCCATTTCCAGGAGCGGTTGTCGTGTTGACCTACGGATATATATTAAAGTCGTCGGCTCTCGCAAGCTTTGGGATAGCTTTGTTAGCTGGGGCTGTTTATACAGCATTTAGCTTTATACCTTATTACATTGGGTACAAAATAGATCACAAAGTAAAGCAATGGTTTAATGAAAATAAAATTGAAAAAGTGGAACGTTGGTTTACTCGATGTGGGGAATGGACTATTGCCTTATCGAGACCATTAGGACTAGGAAACTACATTTCTTATTTTTCTGGACTTAGTAAAGTACGCCCTTATCGCTTTGCGGTAATTACATTCATTGGAATTTTTCCGTGGATATACCTCATGCTAATGTTAGGAAATATAGGTAACCTTGAATCAATGAAAAGTCTCCTCTCAAGTACACAACAATACATTTATATAGGTTTAGGTGTCTTATTGATTGCGTATATTTCCTTCAATTTTTTTAGAAAGAAAAAACAAACAAAGTCGTGCCCCCCTGCATATTCGGACAGACAGACATCTACTAAAGAACATACATCCTAA
- a CDS encoding HD domain-containing protein, which yields MRDVTLVDIFKHHITRKYLRRSGVHHAVTAAFYAFELAVERGVQVDYAAKAALLHDIGHYEWYNNEGEWDYDDYRQNDIHAIKGAERAHKLLIRLGENRVAAKQISVSILLHTDSYLPFSLEGKQTALQEVVTLADNKDEQPKGLHHYKQMEISEAIRQLHQLDQKIDAYLFDHNTEGELSS from the coding sequence ATGAGAGACGTTACACTAGTTGATATATTTAAGCACCATATTACAAGGAAATACCTTCGTCGTTCAGGAGTACATCATGCGGTAACTGCTGCTTTCTATGCCTTTGAGTTAGCTGTTGAACGAGGCGTTCAAGTGGATTATGCAGCTAAGGCTGCCCTATTACATGATATAGGTCACTATGAATGGTATAACAATGAAGGAGAATGGGACTACGACGATTATAGACAAAATGATATTCATGCAATTAAAGGTGCAGAACGAGCGCACAAACTTCTGATAAGGCTTGGAGAAAATCGAGTTGCGGCAAAGCAAATTTCGGTTTCCATTCTGTTGCATACAGATTCTTATTTACCTTTCTCATTAGAGGGAAAGCAAACAGCTTTACAGGAGGTCGTTACGTTGGCAGACAATAAAGATGAACAACCAAAAGGGCTCCATCATTATAAACAAATGGAAATTAGTGAAGCAATTCGTCAACTTCATCAATTAGATCAAAAAATAGATGCGTATTTATTCGATCATAATACGGAGGGTGAATTGTCTAGCTAA
- a CDS encoding SDR family NAD(P)-dependent oxidoreductase, producing MNFTKDIVVITGGSNGIGKTLVQEYANKGAYVIIIDNDQGNGEKIIQDLNEYEERGAFFYCDLRKPESIHHTFLLIDQANLEPTILINNAGISYFKDFFELTVEDWDNVIQSNLRSAFLCSQELAKRWRNNGIHGRIINMASTRAFMSEQDSESYAASKGGMIALTHSMAISLSEYQIRVNSVSPGWIQTEHYEYLRDIDHTQHPSKRVGHPLDVARACFYLSDKENAFVTGENIVVDGGMTKKMMYEH from the coding sequence ATGAACTTCACTAAAGATATAGTTGTTATAACAGGTGGAAGTAATGGAATCGGAAAAACTCTTGTACAAGAGTATGCAAATAAGGGAGCATATGTGATTATTATTGATAATGATCAAGGGAATGGAGAAAAGATTATTCAAGATTTAAATGAATATGAAGAACGTGGAGCGTTTTTCTATTGTGATCTTCGCAAACCAGAATCGATCCACCATACATTTTTATTAATCGATCAAGCAAATCTTGAACCAACTATACTTATTAATAATGCTGGAATTAGTTATTTTAAAGACTTTTTTGAATTAACTGTAGAAGACTGGGATAACGTGATACAGTCAAATCTTAGAAGTGCTTTTCTATGTTCACAAGAATTAGCAAAAAGATGGCGGAATAATGGGATACACGGACGAATTATTAACATGGCATCTACTAGAGCATTTATGTCTGAGCAGGATTCTGAGTCATACGCAGCATCGAAGGGTGGAATGATAGCACTCACTCATTCGATGGCTATCTCCTTAAGTGAATACCAAATTAGAGTCAACTCCGTAAGTCCTGGTTGGATTCAAACTGAGCATTATGAATACTTAAGAGATATTGATCATACCCAACATCCTTCAAAAAGGGTAGGACATCCATTAGATGTGGCTAGAGCTTGTTTTTATCTTAGTGATAAGGAGAATGCATTCGTGACCGGAGAGAATATTGTCGTTGACGGTGGCATGACAAAAAAAATGATGTATGAGCATTAA